In Holophagales bacterium, one DNA window encodes the following:
- the hoxU gene encoding bidirectional hydrogenase complex protein HoxU: MSVKTLTLNGKLVSAGEDQTVLDVCDENGVQLPRLCHLEGLTEVGACRLCLVEVGGSGKLQPACMTRVEEGMVVTTDSPRLVDYRRMLVELIFAERNHVCSICVVNGHCDLQQLGYQVGMDHVRFPYQSPALAIDPSHSRFAVDHNRCILCTRCVRVCDEIEGAHTWDLAGRGRDTHVITDLAAPWGDSQTCTSCGKCIQVCPTGALFEKVRPHAAMVKNRDFLVYLKTAREKRQWIR; encoded by the coding sequence GTGAGCGTCAAGACTCTCACTCTCAACGGCAAGCTGGTCAGCGCCGGCGAGGACCAGACGGTCCTCGACGTCTGTGACGAGAACGGCGTTCAGCTGCCGCGCCTCTGCCATCTCGAAGGGCTGACCGAGGTCGGCGCCTGCCGCCTCTGCCTCGTCGAGGTCGGCGGCTCGGGCAAGCTCCAGCCGGCCTGCATGACCCGCGTCGAGGAGGGGATGGTGGTGACCACCGACTCGCCCCGCCTCGTCGACTACCGCCGCATGCTCGTCGAGCTGATCTTCGCCGAGCGCAATCACGTCTGTTCGATCTGCGTCGTCAACGGCCACTGCGACCTGCAACAGCTCGGCTACCAGGTGGGAATGGACCACGTCCGCTTCCCCTACCAGTCGCCGGCCCTCGCCATCGACCCGTCGCACAGCCGCTTCGCCGTCGACCACAACCGCTGCATCCTCTGCACGCGCTGCGTGCGCGTCTGCGACGAGATCGAGGGCGCCCACACCTGGGACCTCGCCGGTCGCGGCCGCGACACCCACGTGATCACCGACCTCGCGGCCCCCTGGGGCGACTCGCAGACCTGCACCAGCTGCGGCAAGTGCATCCAGGTCTGCCCCACCGGCGCGCTCTTCGAGAAGGTCCGCCCGCACGCCGCGATGGTGAAGAACCGCGACTTCCTCGTCTACCTCAAGACCGCCCGGGAGAAGAGGCAATGGATCCGCTAA
- a CDS encoding oxidoreductase, with the protein MDPLTPGRPRVATVWLGGCSGCHMSLLDLDERLIELADKMELVYGPLLDVKQFPDSVDATLVEGAIANEEHLHQIQLIRQRTKVLVAFGDCAVTGNVTAMRNPLGKADVALVRAYLENADMNPRRPAEPGIVPRLLDRVVPLHEIVPVDAHLPGCPPSADLIYFVISELLAGRTPDLAGQLKYG; encoded by the coding sequence ATGGATCCGCTAACCCCCGGACGCCCGCGCGTCGCCACCGTCTGGCTCGGCGGCTGCTCCGGTTGCCACATGTCGCTGCTCGACCTCGACGAGCGGCTGATCGAGCTCGCCGACAAGATGGAGCTCGTCTACGGCCCGCTCCTCGACGTCAAGCAGTTCCCCGACTCGGTCGACGCCACGCTCGTCGAGGGCGCGATCGCCAATGAAGAGCACCTGCACCAGATCCAGTTGATCCGCCAGCGCACGAAGGTGCTGGTGGCGTTCGGCGACTGCGCCGTCACCGGCAACGTCACGGCGATGCGCAACCCGCTCGGCAAAGCCGACGTCGCCCTGGTGCGCGCCTACCTCGAGAACGCCGACATGAATCCGCGCCGGCCGGCCGAGCCGGGGATCGTCCCTCGCCTGCTCGACCGCGTCGTGCCGCTGCACGAGATCGTCCCGGTCGACGCCCACCTGCCGGGCTGTCCGCCGTCGGCCGACCTCATCTACTTCGTGATCTCCGAGCTGCTGGCCGGGCGGACTCCTGACCTCGCCGGGCAGCTCAAGTACGGATGA
- a CDS encoding Ni/Fe hydrogenase subunit alpha yields the protein MAQRIVIDPVTRVEGHAKISLLLDDQNEVAQALFHVTEFRGFEKFCEGRSFREMPGITSRICGICPVSHMLSSAKAGDELLAVEIPEAAVRLRRLLNYGQIIQSHALSFFHLSGPDLLLGFDAPPAERNLFGLIAARPEIARQGIRLRQYGQEIVAALCGQRIHSSWVVPGGVDSPLDARRREAMLAGWDEAMATVRSTLGWFKRELDRHHDEARLFGNFPSLFLGLVTPDGGLEHYDGKLRVVDATGAVVVDQHPTVRYQEILGEAVEPWSYLKFPYFKPHGYPGGMYRVGPLARLNVASHCGTPEADRELAEFRQLGRGAVLSSFHYHYARLIEILFCLERVAELLAHPEILAQDVVAHARRNRYEGIGVSEAPRGTLFHHYKVKQGGLVTWTNLLIATGQNNLAMNQAVLQIARHYVRGTEIPEGMFNRVEAGIRAFDPCLSCSTHAVGRLPLRIELRGPDGTLLAERSR from the coding sequence ATGGCCCAACGCATCGTCATCGACCCCGTCACGCGCGTCGAGGGCCACGCCAAGATCTCGTTGCTGCTCGACGACCAGAACGAGGTCGCGCAGGCCCTCTTCCACGTCACCGAGTTCCGCGGCTTCGAGAAGTTCTGCGAAGGCCGCTCCTTCCGCGAGATGCCGGGCATCACCTCGCGCATCTGCGGCATCTGCCCGGTCTCGCACATGCTCTCCTCGGCCAAGGCCGGCGACGAGCTGCTGGCCGTCGAGATCCCCGAGGCGGCGGTGCGCCTGCGCCGCCTGCTCAACTACGGCCAGATCATCCAGTCGCACGCCCTCTCCTTCTTCCACCTCTCCGGGCCCGACCTGCTGCTCGGCTTCGACGCCCCGCCGGCCGAGCGCAACCTCTTCGGCCTGATCGCGGCGCGCCCCGAGATCGCCCGCCAGGGGATCCGCCTGCGCCAGTACGGGCAGGAGATCGTCGCGGCGCTCTGCGGCCAGCGCATCCACTCGAGCTGGGTGGTGCCGGGCGGCGTCGACTCCCCGCTCGACGCACGTCGGCGCGAGGCGATGCTCGCCGGCTGGGACGAGGCGATGGCCACCGTCCGCTCGACGCTCGGCTGGTTCAAGCGCGAGCTCGACCGCCATCACGACGAAGCGCGCCTGTTCGGCAACTTCCCGTCGCTCTTCCTCGGCCTGGTGACGCCGGACGGCGGGCTCGAGCACTACGACGGCAAGCTGCGCGTCGTCGACGCCACCGGCGCCGTCGTCGTCGACCAGCACCCGACCGTGCGCTACCAGGAGATCCTCGGCGAAGCGGTCGAGCCCTGGTCGTACCTGAAGTTCCCCTACTTCAAGCCGCACGGCTACCCGGGCGGCATGTACCGCGTCGGCCCGCTCGCTCGCCTGAACGTCGCCTCGCACTGCGGCACGCCGGAGGCCGATCGCGAGCTCGCCGAGTTCCGCCAGCTCGGCCGGGGCGCCGTCCTCTCGTCGTTCCACTACCACTACGCGCGCCTGATCGAGATCCTCTTCTGCCTCGAACGGGTCGCCGAGCTGCTCGCCCATCCGGAGATCCTCGCGCAGGACGTCGTCGCCCACGCCCGGCGCAACCGCTACGAGGGGATCGGCGTCAGCGAGGCCCCGCGCGGCACCCTCTTCCACCACTACAAGGTCAAGCAGGGCGGCCTGGTGACGTGGACCAACCTGCTCATCGCGACGGGGCAGAACAACCTGGCGATGAACCAGGCGGTGCTGCAGATCGCCCGCCACTACGTGCGCGGCACGGAGATCCCGGAGGGGATGTTCAACCGCGTCGAGGCGGGGATCCGCGCCTTCGACCCCTGCCTCTCCTGCTCCACCCATGCCGTCGGCCGACTGCCGCTGCGCATCGAGCTGCGCGGTCCCGACGGCACCCTGCTCGCGGAGCGCTCGCGGTGA
- a CDS encoding hydrogenase maturation protease — MKLAVVAIGNPVREDDAVAWRIAEALAQEDPELAVIRAPGLFPDLVAELEGLGGVIFVDARDGGEPGTVTVERLAPAAEAGGLSHAMSPPSLLALAERLHGRAPRAALVAVSGARFDFGEELSEPVADAVPTAVRCILRLADDWIAESA, encoded by the coding sequence GTGAAGCTGGCGGTCGTCGCGATCGGCAATCCGGTGCGGGAAGACGACGCCGTCGCCTGGCGGATCGCCGAAGCGCTGGCGCAGGAGGACCCCGAGCTCGCGGTGATCCGCGCTCCCGGGCTCTTCCCCGATCTCGTCGCCGAGCTCGAGGGGCTCGGCGGCGTGATCTTCGTCGACGCGCGCGACGGCGGCGAGCCCGGCACGGTCACCGTCGAGCGCCTCGCGCCGGCGGCCGAGGCCGGTGGGCTGTCGCACGCGATGAGCCCGCCGTCGTTGCTCGCCCTGGCCGAGCGGTTGCACGGGCGCGCCCCGCGCGCCGCGCTGGTGGCCGTCTCCGGTGCACGCTTCGACTTCGGCGAAGAGCTCTCCGAGCCGGTCGCCGACGCCGTCCCCACGGCCGTGCGCTGCATCCTCCGGCTCGCCGACGACTGGATCGCCGAGTCGGCCTGA
- a CDS encoding YcaQ family DNA glycosylase gives MAERLTDDLTELSLAEARRIALAAQGLTGPRPSGPVDASRLLALVERLALLQLDFVNVVVPSHYLVPWSRLGDYDRGLLDALGAAGGGLTEQWAREASLVPMDAWPLLAHRRAGHEPRPAGFARFLEERPDYVELVRAAVRERGPLAASALPSPAGTPRRLDHAWFGSVPRAVLEALFGRGELAIAGRGQGFARLYDLAERLVPREHRARGIAVEEAQRELLRRAARALGVATAGDLADALRLSVGETRPRLAELVAQGGLRPVRVAGWREIAYLHPGAAAHPGRLAALLSPFDPLVACRARALRLFDFDYRFEIFVPASERRWGAYVLPFLLGERLVARVDLKAEREAGRLAVLGAWAEAETDPDEIAGPLAAELRALAAWLGLAAVRIGRRGNLARALRPARTARP, from the coding sequence ATGGCTGAGCGGCTTACCGACGACCTCACGGAGCTTTCGCTCGCCGAAGCGCGGCGGATCGCCCTCGCGGCGCAGGGACTCACCGGGCCGCGACCGAGCGGACCGGTCGACGCGAGCCGCCTGCTCGCCCTCGTCGAGCGTCTGGCCCTGCTGCAACTCGACTTCGTCAACGTCGTCGTGCCGTCGCACTACCTCGTGCCGTGGTCGCGGCTCGGAGACTACGACCGGGGCCTGCTCGACGCCCTCGGTGCCGCGGGGGGAGGGCTCACCGAGCAGTGGGCGCGCGAGGCTTCGCTGGTGCCGATGGATGCCTGGCCGCTGCTCGCGCACCGGCGGGCCGGGCACGAGCCGCGACCCGCGGGCTTCGCCCGTTTTCTCGAGGAGCGGCCCGACTACGTCGAGCTCGTGCGCGCCGCGGTGCGCGAGCGCGGACCGCTCGCGGCGAGCGCGCTGCCGTCGCCGGCGGGCACGCCGCGGCGACTCGACCATGCGTGGTTCGGCAGCGTGCCGCGCGCCGTGCTCGAGGCGCTCTTCGGGCGCGGCGAGTTGGCGATCGCCGGCCGGGGACAGGGCTTCGCGCGCCTCTACGACCTCGCCGAGCGTCTCGTTCCGAGGGAGCATCGCGCACGTGGGATCGCCGTGGAGGAGGCGCAGCGCGAGCTGCTGCGTCGAGCGGCGCGCGCACTCGGGGTGGCCACCGCCGGCGATCTTGCCGATGCCCTGCGCCTGAGCGTCGGCGAGACGAGGCCGCGGCTCGCCGAGCTCGTCGCGCAGGGCGGCCTGCGCCCCGTCCGCGTCGCCGGCTGGCGGGAGATCGCCTACCTCCACCCCGGCGCCGCCGCGCATCCGGGTCGCCTGGCCGCGCTGCTCTCGCCGTTCGATCCGCTCGTCGCCTGCCGGGCGCGGGCGCTACGCCTCTTCGACTTCGACTATCGCTTCGAGATCTTCGTCCCGGCGTCCGAGCGCCGCTGGGGTGCCTACGTGCTGCCCTTCCTGCTCGGCGAGCGGCTGGTCGCCCGGGTCGACCTGAAGGCGGAGCGCGAGGCGGGACGGCTCGCGGTGCTCGGGGCGTGGGCCGAGGCGGAGACGGACCCCGACGAGATCGCCGGCCCCCTGGCCGCCGAGCTGCGGGCCCTGGCGGCCTGGCTCGGCCTCGCCGCGGTGCGTATCGGCCGGCGCGGCAACCTGGCGAGGGCGCTCCGTCCGGCCCGGACGGCCAGGCCCTGA
- a CDS encoding glycosyltransferase family 4 protein, translating into MSQRVLICGAQLPFEVGGAELLAESLRDEIAKRGHEVDLVRLPLAWPTTREGLLQSCLAWRLVDLTAPGGRPVDRVIATKFPSYLVRHPRKVVWLVHQLRQVYDLLGGDHSDYRPERDAEDAALVAAIREIDRRTLGEARAIYTISGNTRDRLQRFNDLPAKALYPPPALDTRLRAGAYGDTVFTVGRLDALKRFDLLIRALARTKEPVRCVIGGRGPQRDALAALAARLGVADRVELPGWLADERMIELYAGALAVFYAPLDEDYGLVTVEAFRARRPVVTCADSGGVLEFVRDGENGYVCAPPSSSGAIDDLAERLDRLYRDRALAERLGAAGAETVRDISWDRVVAALLDDA; encoded by the coding sequence TTGAGTCAGCGCGTCCTCATCTGCGGCGCCCAGTTGCCGTTCGAGGTCGGCGGCGCCGAGCTGCTCGCCGAGTCGCTGCGCGACGAGATCGCCAAACGCGGCCACGAGGTCGACCTGGTGCGCCTGCCGCTCGCCTGGCCGACGACCCGCGAAGGGCTCCTCCAGTCCTGTCTCGCCTGGCGCCTCGTCGACCTCACCGCCCCCGGCGGGCGACCGGTCGACCGCGTCATCGCGACGAAGTTCCCCTCCTATCTCGTGCGGCACCCGCGGAAGGTCGTCTGGCTCGTCCATCAACTGCGGCAGGTCTACGATCTGCTCGGCGGCGACCACAGCGACTACCGGCCGGAGCGCGACGCGGAGGACGCCGCGCTCGTGGCGGCGATCCGCGAGATCGACCGGCGGACGCTCGGCGAGGCCCGAGCGATCTACACGATCTCCGGCAACACACGCGACCGCCTGCAACGCTTCAACGACCTGCCGGCCAAGGCGCTCTACCCGCCGCCGGCGCTCGACACGCGGCTGCGCGCCGGCGCCTACGGCGACACGGTCTTCACCGTCGGCCGACTCGACGCGCTGAAGCGCTTCGACCTGCTCATCCGGGCGCTGGCGCGAACGAAGGAGCCGGTGCGCTGCGTCATCGGCGGGCGCGGACCGCAGCGCGACGCCCTCGCCGCGCTCGCCGCGCGGCTCGGCGTCGCCGACCGCGTCGAGCTCCCCGGCTGGCTCGCCGACGAGCGGATGATCGAGCTCTACGCCGGCGCCCTCGCCGTCTTCTACGCTCCGCTCGACGAGGACTACGGCCTGGTCACCGTCGAGGCCTTCCGCGCCCGGCGGCCGGTCGTCACCTGTGCCGATTCCGGCGGCGTGCTCGAGTTCGTGCGCGACGGCGAGAACGGCTACGTCTGCGCCCCTCCGAGCTCGAGCGGCGCGATCGACGACCTCGCCGAGCGGCTCGACCGGCTCTACCGCGACCGCGCCCTCGCCGAGCGGCTCGGCGCGGCGGGTGCCGAGACGGTGCGCGACATCTCCTGGGACCGCGTGGTCGCGGCGCTGCTCGACGACGCGTGA
- a CDS encoding glycosyltransferase family 4 protein — protein sequence MRVAVYSPLPPQRSGIADYTAELMPALAEHHELEFVVEPGWTPAAELDRWRRRAAAELPAALSRGEVDLALYHLGNNAEFHTGIWRTALAAPGVVVLHDFVLHHLVRGMAQDAGDPQLLDRELLRAYGPAGGRAARRARETGAALDPFRWPLFERVVDRSLAVLVHSRFARDRVLRSRPHARIAVVPHHLSLPAAAAMSRAEARQALGLELDVPLVGAFGLMTPVKRPHVLLQALRAVRERLPAARLLVVGEVSPHFHGAAELFAEPGVIVAGRQELDRFLLHMRAVDVAVNLRFPVAGETSGTLVRLLGMGQPVVVTEAGSFAEIPDDCCAKVPLDITEAETLAAVLLALLTDEPLRRTMGDNARRWCGGRHALAASARGYAELLAVVARDPRPPAPELATAALPGVTPTDLWGRVLGRAGRELADLGVDDADDATLLAVSRAAAELGERT from the coding sequence GTGAGAGTCGCGGTCTACAGCCCGCTGCCGCCGCAGCGCTCGGGCATCGCCGACTACACCGCCGAGCTGATGCCGGCGCTCGCCGAGCATCACGAGCTCGAGTTCGTCGTCGAGCCCGGGTGGACGCCCGCCGCCGAGCTCGACCGCTGGCGGCGACGCGCCGCCGCCGAGCTCCCGGCCGCACTCTCCCGGGGCGAGGTCGACCTGGCGCTCTACCACCTCGGCAACAACGCCGAGTTCCACACCGGCATCTGGCGGACTGCCCTCGCCGCACCGGGAGTCGTCGTGCTCCACGACTTCGTGCTGCACCATCTGGTGCGCGGCATGGCGCAGGACGCCGGCGACCCGCAGCTGCTCGACCGCGAGCTCCTCCGCGCCTACGGCCCGGCAGGCGGACGTGCCGCGCGGCGGGCCCGAGAGACCGGCGCCGCGCTCGACCCCTTCCGCTGGCCGCTCTTCGAGCGTGTCGTCGATCGCAGCCTGGCCGTGCTCGTCCACAGCCGCTTCGCTCGCGACCGCGTCTTGCGCAGTCGCCCGCACGCGCGGATCGCCGTGGTGCCCCATCACCTGAGTCTCCCCGCGGCGGCCGCGATGTCGCGCGCCGAGGCGCGGCAGGCGCTCGGACTCGAGCTCGACGTGCCGCTCGTCGGCGCCTTCGGCCTGATGACGCCGGTCAAGCGACCGCATGTCCTCCTGCAGGCCCTGCGCGCGGTGCGCGAGCGGCTGCCCGCGGCGCGGCTGCTGGTCGTCGGCGAGGTCTCGCCGCACTTCCACGGCGCCGCCGAGCTCTTCGCCGAACCCGGTGTCATCGTCGCCGGCCGCCAGGAGCTCGACCGCTTCCTCCTCCACATGCGAGCGGTCGACGTCGCGGTGAACCTGCGATTCCCGGTCGCCGGCGAGACCTCGGGGACGCTCGTCCGGCTGCTCGGCATGGGACAGCCGGTCGTCGTCACCGAGGCCGGGTCGTTCGCCGAGATCCCCGACGACTGCTGCGCCAAGGTCCCGCTCGACATCACCGAAGCGGAGACGCTCGCCGCGGTGCTCCTCGCTCTGCTCACCGACGAGCCGCTCCGGCGCACGATGGGCGACAACGCCCGGCGCTGGTGCGGCGGGCGCCATGCCCTGGCCGCCTCGGCGCGCGGCTATGCCGAGCTGCTCGCGGTGGTGGCGCGCGACCCGCGCCCTCCCGCGCCGGAGCTCGCAACGGCCGCGCTTCCCGGAGTCACCCCGACCGACCTCTGGGGACGCGTCCTCGGCCGCGCCGGACGCGAGCTCGCCGACCTCGGAGTCGACGACGCCGACGACGCCACGCTCCTCGCCGTCTCCCGGGCGGCGGCCGAGCTGGGCGAGCGCACCTGA
- a CDS encoding glycosyltransferase family 4 protein — protein MRVALDSPLPPQPSGIADYAAELLPWLARHVDVELVVERGFRPAAELAAWPRRRAPDLAAAVARGDVDLPLYQLGDNSRFHAGIWRRALALPGVVVLHELALHHLVRDSTLHRGNAAAYVAEVAYAGGAAGEEAARQAVASGVPLDPYRWPLFERLVDRSLGVIVHSDFARAELLRRRPGARVATVHLHLSLPSGLPDRGEARRRLALAPDVPLVAAFGVISTAKRPFALLRAFRQWRRRRPEARLIFVGEPSGELAGAEWPPAALAEGVEVTGRLDFERFLLFMQACDVAVNLRHPSGGETSATLVRLLGLGKPVVVTDGGPFAEIPDACCVKVAADSFEEPMLTASLEALLGDETLRRAIGENARTWCATEHSIERSAAGYAEMLALARG, from the coding sequence ATGCGTGTCGCCCTCGACAGCCCGCTGCCGCCGCAACCGTCGGGGATCGCCGACTACGCCGCCGAGCTGCTGCCTTGGCTTGCCCGGCACGTCGACGTCGAGCTCGTCGTCGAGCGAGGGTTCCGGCCGGCGGCCGAGCTCGCCGCCTGGCCGCGTCGCCGCGCGCCCGACCTCGCCGCGGCGGTCGCCCGGGGCGACGTCGACCTACCGCTCTACCAGCTCGGCGACAACAGCCGCTTCCACGCCGGAATCTGGCGCCGCGCCCTCGCCCTTCCCGGCGTCGTCGTGCTCCACGAGCTCGCGCTGCACCACCTGGTGCGCGATTCGACGCTCCATCGCGGCAACGCCGCGGCCTACGTCGCCGAGGTCGCCTACGCCGGCGGCGCCGCAGGGGAAGAGGCGGCGCGCCAGGCGGTCGCCTCGGGCGTGCCGCTCGACCCGTACCGCTGGCCGCTCTTCGAGCGCCTCGTCGACCGCAGCCTCGGCGTGATCGTGCACAGCGACTTCGCGCGCGCGGAGCTGCTGCGCCGACGGCCAGGTGCACGCGTCGCCACCGTGCATCTCCACCTGAGCCTGCCGTCCGGGCTCCCCGACCGCGGCGAGGCACGCCGCCGGCTCGCCCTCGCTCCCGACGTTCCGCTCGTCGCCGCGTTCGGGGTGATCTCCACGGCGAAGCGGCCGTTCGCCCTGCTGCGCGCCTTCCGGCAATGGCGCCGGCGGCGCCCCGAAGCGCGGTTGATCTTCGTCGGCGAGCCGTCCGGTGAGCTCGCCGGCGCCGAGTGGCCGCCTGCCGCGCTCGCCGAGGGCGTCGAAGTCACCGGCAGGCTCGACTTCGAGCGCTTCCTGCTCTTCATGCAGGCGTGCGACGTGGCGGTCAACCTGCGTCATCCGAGCGGCGGCGAGACCTCGGCCACGCTCGTCCGCCTCCTCGGCCTCGGCAAACCGGTCGTCGTCACCGACGGTGGGCCGTTCGCCGAGATCCCCGACGCCTGCTGCGTCAAGGTGGCCGCCGACAGCTTCGAGGAGCCGATGCTCACCGCCAGCCTCGAGGCGCTCCTCGGCGACGAAACGCTACGGCGTGCGATCGGCGAGAACGCGCGCACCTGGTGCGCGACCGAGCACTCGATCGAGCGCTCGGCGGCCGGCTACGCCGAGATGCTGGCGCTCGCCCGCGGCTAG
- a CDS encoding glycosyltransferase family 2 protein, with amino-acid sequence MISALIVSFNTRDQLRETLGRLAALPDPPDEVIVADNGSRDGTLAMVASDFPAVRALDFGANLGFGAANNRAAAVARGDRLLLLNSDAWPLPGTLSRLSAALSADPRRGLVGPRLTYADGRPQFHWVPATGVFGEAAQKLRNRFEGSDWVHRLRWPGGWHTAACALVRREAFDAVRGFDERFFLYFEDVDLCVRLRRAGWRLSSVDEAVAVHVKGGSRTGLTEDLEYRRSQLLFYRLHRSWWENLLLRARLRHRARQLDPALRDGLRRLLEMRDHEPR; translated from the coding sequence GTGATCTCGGCGCTGATCGTCAGCTTCAATACGCGCGACCAGTTGCGCGAGACCCTCGGTCGTCTCGCCGCGCTGCCCGACCCGCCCGACGAGGTGATCGTCGCCGACAACGGCTCGCGCGACGGGACGCTCGCGATGGTGGCAAGCGATTTTCCCGCCGTGCGGGCGCTCGATTTCGGCGCCAACCTCGGTTTCGGCGCGGCCAACAACCGGGCCGCGGCGGTGGCGCGCGGCGATCGTCTGTTGCTGCTCAACTCGGATGCCTGGCCGCTGCCCGGAACGCTCTCCCGGCTCTCCGCCGCGCTCTCCGCCGACCCGCGACGGGGGCTCGTCGGCCCGCGCCTGACCTATGCCGACGGCCGGCCGCAGTTCCACTGGGTCCCCGCGACCGGTGTCTTCGGCGAGGCGGCGCAGAAGCTGCGGAATCGCTTCGAGGGCAGCGACTGGGTCCATCGCCTGCGCTGGCCGGGTGGCTGGCATACCGCCGCCTGCGCGCTGGTGCGGCGCGAGGCGTTCGACGCGGTGCGGGGCTTCGACGAACGGTTCTTCCTCTACTTCGAGGACGTCGACCTCTGTGTGCGCTTGCGCCGCGCCGGTTGGAGACTCTCGAGCGTCGACGAGGCGGTGGCGGTGCACGTCAAGGGCGGCTCGCGCACCGGGCTCACCGAGGACCTCGAGTACCGCCGGAGCCAGCTGCTCTTCTATCGGCTGCACCGTTCGTGGTGGGAGAACCTCTTGCTCCGCGCACGTCTGCGCCACCGCGCGCGGCAGCTCGACCCGGCCCTCCGCGACGGCCTTCGGCGTCTGCTCGAGATGCGCGATCACGAGCCGCGCTAG